The Streptomyces sp. V3I7 genome segment CGGCACGGCTTGCTGCCCGAGCCGACCTGTCGTCATGGCGGTTGCCCCCTGCGGCACTCTGGACGGGCCGCGCCCGCGCCGAGCCCCGGCGCGACCCGGCCCGTATCCGACTGTCACTGCCCCGTCCGGGCCCCGCCCGCGCCCGTCTGCGACACGCCGACCGCGCCCGTCGCGGTGCCGACAGCCTATGCGGTACGCCCACACCGGTCACCGGGCCTCCGACCAGCCACCCTCCGTCCCGCGACCGGCCCCGCACACCGCCCGTGCGAGCAGCGGGCGTTCACGTCCGTCACCCCGGGCCCCGACTCCCTCACCCGCACCCCCGCACCCCCGTGATCCGGCGTCACCCCAGCGTGACAGGCTGCCCGGCCTGGGCGTGTCACCCCGACCCAGCTTCCGGACCAGCCACGGCATTTGGCACTCTGTGTCCTCCGAGGGGATGCTCGGGAGGGGATGATGATCATGAACGCGACGCAAACCGGCCCGCACACCGGCACCTCCGGCGACCCCCGCATCGGCTGGAGTCACGCCGAGAGACCCGCCGTCCCCACCCTGCTGAACCGGCGCGACGGCATCCTGCCCACCATCGCCGCCGCCCTCTCCGTACGCGGCGCCACCCTCACCGGCACCGCCGCCCGCGGCGACCGGCCACCCACCCTCCACCCCCTCGTCAAGGACTTCCTCGACACCCTCACCAGCGGCCAGCGCGACCGGTTCACCGGCCGCTGCGCGGAGACCATCCTCATCTCCCGCCACCTCACCGCCGCCGACGCCACCCGCAGCAAACGCGCCGCCCGCAAACCCATGACCAACAGCGAAGCCCGCAAGGCCCTCAAGCACGCCAAACTCACCGCCCGCCGCATACGCGAGGACGGCGACCCCCTCCACGGCAGCTTCGCCACCCCCTGCCGCGCCTGCACCGCCCTCAGCGCCCACTTCGGCATCCACATCGTCGACCCGGCGACCACCACCTGACCGACCGACCTCCCCTCCCCCACCGCACCCGGCGGAAGCCGAAGAGACGAACAAAGGGCAGATGCAAGCAGCCGACCGCACCTCAACCACCCGCTTCCCCGCGCCCGTCGACACCGCGCTGCGCGCCGCCGGCTGGCACCCCGGGCGCTGGGACATAAAGCAGGCCGAGGTCTGGGCCGACACCCTGCGCGAGCACACCTCGCCCGCCGGTCACCGGCACGCCGTCTTCCCCGCGGCCGTCGAGGCCTGGGCCGAGTTCGGCGGCCTGCACATCACCCCCCGGGGCAACGGGCGCCAGATCGCCCCGGCCGCCCTCCACCTCGACCCCCTGCACGGCCTCCACCTCGCCCGCACCCTCGGCGACCTCGGCCGCGCCCTGGACACCGAGGTCTGCCCCCTCGGCGAGGAGACCGACACCCGCTCCCTGCTCGCCATCGACAACCAGGGCCGCGTCTACACCCTCGACCACACCGGCGACTGGTACCTCGGCCCCGACATCGACCACGCCCTCGACGCCCTCATCACCGGAACCCAGCCCGTACGCCTCACCACGGACTGACGCACCCCGCGCGCCTACGCCGCCGGAATGACCGCCGAGACCCGGAACCCGCCCGCGTCCGTCGGCCCCGACACGAAGACGCCGCCCAGCGCCAGGACCCGCTCCCGCATCCCCAGCAGGCCATTGCCACCGGACGGCAGCCGCGCGGCCGGCACCGCGGCCGCCTCCGGCGGCGGCTCGTTCTCCACCTGCATCGCGATCTCCGACACCCGGTGCGCCAGCCGTACGTACGTCTTCGCCCCGCCCGCGTGCTTGTGCACGTTCGTCAACGCCTCCTGCACCACGCGGTACGCCGTCTGCTCGACCTCCGCCGCGTACGCCCGCGCCCTGCCCTCCACCGACAGGTCGACCACCATGCCCGCGGCGGCGGACTGGCCCACCAGCTCGTCCAGCTCCGACAGGCACGGCCCCTCACCGGAAGCGTCCTCCACCGCGGCCCGCGACGCCGCCGCGGCGGCCGCGGCCCCGACGGCGGCCAGCGGCACGTCCGTCTCACGCCGCTCCACACCGTCCCCGGCCCGCAGCACGCCCAGCATCTCCCGCAGCTCGGTCAGCGCCTGCCGGCCCATGTCACCGACCAGCGCCGCGTTCTTCACGGCCTTCTCGGGATCCTTCCGCGCGACCGCCTGCAAGGCGGCGGCATGCACGACCATCAGACTCACCCGGTGCGCGACGACGTCGTGCATCTCGCGCGCGATCCGCGTCCGCTCCTCGCCACGCGCCCACTGAGCCCGCTCCTCCGCCCGCTCGGCCAGCAGCTGCAGCTCCCGCTCCAGACTGTCCGCCCGCTCCCGCAGGCTCTCCATCAGCCGGCGCCGGGCACCCACGTACAACCCGAGCAGCAGCGGCGGGGCCGTCAGCCCGAGCGAGGTGGCGATCGACGCGAACGGGACGAACCAGTTGCCCAGCGTCAGCTCCCCGCGCGCCATGTCCTGATGCAGGCGTACGAACGTCACGATCATCGTCCCGACGAACGACATCCCCGCCAGCGCCACGATGATCCGGCGCGGCAGCTCGGCGGCGGCGAGCGTGTACAGCCCGACGATGCTCAGCAGGAAGCCCATCTGTGCGGGAGTGATCGCGATCGACACGAGCACGACCGCGATGGGCCACTTCCGCCGCATCAGCAGCATGGACCCGGCGAGCACCCCGAAGACGACCCCCACCGACACCGGGACCCCCGCGTCCCGTGCAAAGGGAACGCCCTCCGCCCCGCACTCGGCCGCGGACGCCAGCGCCAGCACCCCGTCCAGCACCGCACTACGCCATCGAGCCCACCACCACAGCCCGGTCCCGGCCGCGGCGTCCTCTTCCCCCGTCGTGGTCATGCGTCCAGCGTACGGGCGACGAGGGGCGCCTTTCCGGTGAGTTTCGCGGACTTGCCCACACCGCGCTCCGGGGCTGTCTCGTGATCAAAGTCCTGAAAGGTGCCGAGTTGTACCGTCGCATCGAAGGCTGGTGGTACGGCATAGTAGGTGCTGCAACTGCATCCGATCTTCGAAATCGGACATAGCGGTAATCCCGGGTCGTCTAAGGGCAAGACGTCAGATTTTGGTTCTGATCATGGGGGTTCGAGTCCTCCCCCGGGAGCAACTGGTTCGGGTCCTGACCTAGATGGGTCAGGACCCACACTCATGTCCCCCACAAAACCCCCCGGTATCCTGCGGATGTCACCCCTGCCGTCCAAAGCCGAAGGGCAACCTTGTGAGCGCCATTCGCCCGGCCGCCGTCGTCGTTCTCGCAGCGGGTGAGGGCACCCGTATGAAGTCGGCCACACCCAAGGTTCTGCACGAGATCTGCGGTCGCAGTCTCGTGGGTCATGTGCTGGCCGCTTCCCGGGAGTTGGAGCCCGAGAACCTCGTCGTCGTCGTGGGGCACGCCCGTGAGCAGGTGAGCGGTCACCTGCACGCGATCGACCCGCGGGTACGCACGGCCGTGCAGGACCGGCAGAACGGCACGGGGCACGCCGTGCGGATGGCCCTGGAGGAGCTGGGCGGTGCCGTCGACGGGACGGTCGTCGTCGTGTGCGGTGACACCCCGCTGCTGAGCGCCGAAACGCTCAAGGACCTCGCCGCCACGCACCAGGCCGACGGCAACGCCGTCACCGTGCTCACCGCCGAGGTCCCGGACGCGACCGGTTACGGCCGTATCGTCCGGGACGAGGCGACCGGCGCCGTGACGACGATCGTGGAGCACAAGGACGCCACCGAGACCCAGCGCGCGATCCGCGAGATCAACTCCGGTGTCTTCGCCTTCGACGGGCAGCTGCTGGCCGACGCGATCGGCAAGCTGCGCACCGACAACAGCCAGGGCGAGGAGTACCTGACCGACGTCCTCGGGATTCTCCGCGAGGCCGGGCACCGGGTGGGGGCCTCCGTCGCGGCCGACCACCGTGAGATCGCCGGGATCAACAACCGCGTTCAGCTCGCGGAGGCGCGCCGGATCCTCAACGACCGCCTGCTGGAGCGGGCGATGCTCGCCGGCGTGACGATCGTGGATCCGGCGACCACGTGGGTGGACGTGACGGTGACGTTCGAGCAGGACGCCGTCGTGCACCCGGGGACGCAGCTGACGGGTGCGACGCACATCGGCGAGGGTGCCGAGGTCGGCCCGAACACCCGCCTGAACGACACCCGGGTCGGCGCTCAGGCCCGCGTGGACAACACGGTGTCGGACAACGCGCGGATCGGCGCGCAGGCGTCCGTGGGACCGTTCGCGTATCTGCGCCCCGGTACGCGTCTCGGCCCGAAGGCGAAGATCGGCACGTACGTCGAGACGAAGAACGCGGCGATCGGCGAGGGGACGAAGGTCCCGCACCTGAGTTACGTGGGTGACGCGACGATCGGCGACCACACGAACATCGGTGCCGCGAGCGTGTTCGTGAACTACGACGGTGAGAGCAAGCACCACACCACCGTCGGGTCGCACTGCAAGACCGGTTCGGACAACATGTTTGTGGCGCCTGTCACCATCGGGGACGGCGCGTACACCGCCGCGGGGTCCGTGATCACGAAGGATGTGCCGCCCGGTTCGCTGGCCGTGGCCCGCGGTCAGCAGCGGAATATCGAGGGTTGGGTGGCACGCAAGCGTCCGGGGAGCGCGGCCGCGAAGGCGGCGGAGGCGGTGTCCCGGCCGGGTTCGAGCGACGACTGACCGGAAACAGGTGCGTCAAACACGGCGTACCGTGATAAGTGCCCACCCGCACCCCCACCACCAGCTGAGACGGCCTCTCACACCCAGCCGAGAGGTCGCTCGACACTCGGCTGTGACACCTCTGAGGAGACTGTGCTGTGACCGGGATCAAGACGACCGGCGAGAAGAAGATGATGTTCTTCTCCGGCCGCGCCCACCCCGAGCTTGCCGAGGAGGTCGCCCAGCAGCTGGGTGTCGGGGTCGTCCCGACGAAGGCCTTCGACTTCGCCAACGGTGAGATCTACGTCCGCTACCAGGAGTCGGCTCGCGGCGCGGACTGCTTTCTGATCCAGAGCCACACGGCTCCGATCAACAAGTGGATCATGGAGCAGCTCATCATGATCGACGCGCTGAAGCGCGCGTCGGCCCGCTCCATCACGGTGATCGTGCCGTTCTACGGTTACGCGCGGCAGGACAAGAAGCACCGTGGGCGTGAACCGATCTCGGCGCGTCTGATCGCGGACCTGATGAAGACCGCGGGTGCGGACCGGATCCTGACCGTGGATCTGCACACCGACCAGATCCAGGGCTTCTTCGACGGTCCGGTGGACCACCTGTTCGCGCTGCCGCTGCTGGCGGACTACGTGGGTGCCAAGGTGGACCGCGCGAAGCTGACCGTCGTCTCTCCGGACGCCGGCCGGGTGCGGGTGGCGGACCGCTGGTGCGACCGGCTCGGTGCGCCGCTGGCGATCGTGCACAAGCGCCGCGACAAGGACGTCGCGAACCAGGTGACGGTCCACGAGGTCGTGGGTGAGGTCGAGGGCCGCGTGTGCGTCCTGGTCGACGACATGATCGACACGGGTGGCACGATCTGCGCGGCGGCGGACGCGCTGTTCGCGCACGGCGCCGAGGACGTCATCGTGACGGCGACGCACGGTGTGCTGTCGGGTCCGGCTGCCGACCGGCTGAAGAACTCGCGGGTGAGCGAGTTCGTGTTCACCAACACGCTGCCGACGCCGGGCGAGCTGGGCCGTGACCTGGACAAGCTGACCGTCCTGTCGATCGCGCCGACGATCGCGAGCGCGGTGCGCGAGGTGTTCGAGGACGGCTCGGTCACCAGCCTGTTCGACGAGCAGTAGGCGTCGAGCGACCGCCTGAAGATCCTTTTGGGTACGGCCTCCCCCTCCGAGTAGACTGCGTGAGTTGCTCGGCGAGGGAGGCCGTGCTCGTTCTCCGGAACGGGTGTGGTGGTCCGTTATCGACGCGCTCTTCGTAGCAGGCCGTTCGTGGCCGGGTGACCCCGTCCGTATCTACCTCTACGAGGAGTGATCATCATGTCCGAGGTGAAGCTCGCCGCCGAGACGCGCACCGAGTTCGGCAAGGGTGCCGCCCGTCGCATCCGCCGTGACAGCAAGGTCCCCGGTGTTCTCTACGGCCACGGCTCCGATCCGCTGCACCTGACCCTTCCGGGCCACGAGCTGCTGCTGGCGCTGCGTACGCCGAACGTCCTGATCTCCCTGGACATCGACGGCAAGACCAACGAGCTGGCCATCCCGAAGGCCGTCCAGCGTGACCCGCTGAAGGGCTTCCTGGAGCACGTCGACCTGCAGCTGGTCAAGCGCGGCGAGAAGGTCACGGTCGAGATCCCGGTCCACGCCGAGGGCGAGCTGGCCCCGGGTGGCAACCTGCTCGAGCACGTGCTGAACGCGCTGCCGGTCGAGGCCGAGGCCACGCACATCCCCGAGTCCGTGACGGTCTCCGTCGAGGGCCTGGAGGCCGGTGCCTCCATCCTCGCCAAGGACATCACCCTGCCGTCCGGCATC includes the following:
- a CDS encoding 50S ribosomal protein L25/general stress protein Ctc; this encodes MSEVKLAAETRTEFGKGAARRIRRDSKVPGVLYGHGSDPLHLTLPGHELLLALRTPNVLISLDIDGKTNELAIPKAVQRDPLKGFLEHVDLQLVKRGEKVTVEIPVHAEGELAPGGNLLEHVLNALPVEAEATHIPESVTVSVEGLEAGASILAKDITLPSGISLAVEGDTVVLQVLAAQAEEAPEAEAEGEEAAEA
- a CDS encoding YwqJ-related putative deaminase, translating into MMIMNATQTGPHTGTSGDPRIGWSHAERPAVPTLLNRRDGILPTIAAALSVRGATLTGTAARGDRPPTLHPLVKDFLDTLTSGQRDRFTGRCAETILISRHLTAADATRSKRAARKPMTNSEARKALKHAKLTARRIREDGDPLHGSFATPCRACTALSAHFGIHIVDPATTT
- a CDS encoding sensor histidine kinase encodes the protein MTTTGEEDAAAGTGLWWWARWRSAVLDGVLALASAAECGAEGVPFARDAGVPVSVGVVFGVLAGSMLLMRRKWPIAVVLVSIAITPAQMGFLLSIVGLYTLAAAELPRRIIVALAGMSFVGTMIVTFVRLHQDMARGELTLGNWFVPFASIATSLGLTAPPLLLGLYVGARRRLMESLRERADSLERELQLLAERAEERAQWARGEERTRIAREMHDVVAHRVSLMVVHAAALQAVARKDPEKAVKNAALVGDMGRQALTELREMLGVLRAGDGVERRETDVPLAAVGAAAAAAASRAAVEDASGEGPCLSELDELVGQSAAAGMVVDLSVEGRARAYAAEVEQTAYRVVQEALTNVHKHAGGAKTYVRLAHRVSEIAMQVENEPPPEAAAVPAARLPSGGNGLLGMRERVLALGGVFVSGPTDAGGFRVSAVIPAA
- a CDS encoding ribose-phosphate diphosphokinase; translated protein: MTGIKTTGEKKMMFFSGRAHPELAEEVAQQLGVGVVPTKAFDFANGEIYVRYQESARGADCFLIQSHTAPINKWIMEQLIMIDALKRASARSITVIVPFYGYARQDKKHRGREPISARLIADLMKTAGADRILTVDLHTDQIQGFFDGPVDHLFALPLLADYVGAKVDRAKLTVVSPDAGRVRVADRWCDRLGAPLAIVHKRRDKDVANQVTVHEVVGEVEGRVCVLVDDMIDTGGTICAAADALFAHGAEDVIVTATHGVLSGPAADRLKNSRVSEFVFTNTLPTPGELGRDLDKLTVLSIAPTIASAVREVFEDGSVTSLFDEQ
- a CDS encoding SUKH-3 domain-containing protein — protein: MQAADRTSTTRFPAPVDTALRAAGWHPGRWDIKQAEVWADTLREHTSPAGHRHAVFPAAVEAWAEFGGLHITPRGNGRQIAPAALHLDPLHGLHLARTLGDLGRALDTEVCPLGEETDTRSLLAIDNQGRVYTLDHTGDWYLGPDIDHALDALITGTQPVRLTTD
- the glmU gene encoding bifunctional UDP-N-acetylglucosamine diphosphorylase/glucosamine-1-phosphate N-acetyltransferase GlmU yields the protein MSAIRPAAVVVLAAGEGTRMKSATPKVLHEICGRSLVGHVLAASRELEPENLVVVVGHAREQVSGHLHAIDPRVRTAVQDRQNGTGHAVRMALEELGGAVDGTVVVVCGDTPLLSAETLKDLAATHQADGNAVTVLTAEVPDATGYGRIVRDEATGAVTTIVEHKDATETQRAIREINSGVFAFDGQLLADAIGKLRTDNSQGEEYLTDVLGILREAGHRVGASVAADHREIAGINNRVQLAEARRILNDRLLERAMLAGVTIVDPATTWVDVTVTFEQDAVVHPGTQLTGATHIGEGAEVGPNTRLNDTRVGAQARVDNTVSDNARIGAQASVGPFAYLRPGTRLGPKAKIGTYVETKNAAIGEGTKVPHLSYVGDATIGDHTNIGAASVFVNYDGESKHHTTVGSHCKTGSDNMFVAPVTIGDGAYTAAGSVITKDVPPGSLAVARGQQRNIEGWVARKRPGSAAAKAAEAVSRPGSSDD